A region of Argentina anserina chromosome 5, drPotAnse1.1, whole genome shotgun sequence DNA encodes the following proteins:
- the LOC126793836 gene encoding translocon at the outer membrane of chloroplasts 64, which translates to MGSSQAAASLCVLVGLGLAGILLITRKLKQVIREDFGAFVDKLQLLPPPQPAPPKAPHPLTGLTFAVSDVFDIEGHVTGFGHPDWVRTHDKASRTAPVVSTLVEGGATCIGKTIVDELAYSISGENEHYCTPTNPAAPSKTPGGSSSGAAVAVAANLADFSLGIDTVGGVRVPAAFCGIMGFRPSHGAVSHTGIIPVSTSLDTVGWFAKDPKVLGRVGHVLLQLPYAYSRSPRQFVLADDCLEQVKIPTNRITQVVVKSTEKHYGRQVLKHENLDDYFNLKVPSLRKFHNEKTNGAVKVSSIKLLASVAQFLQRHEFKHNHDEWIDSVKPILDSATSAQICGPPESSDMEVEICKSVKNELHAAVNSLLKDDGILVIPTVADPPSKLGGKPLLSEDFRSRAFGLLSIASLSGCCQVTIPLGLHNKNPVSVSFIAKHGSDRFLLDTLQTMYTSLQDQADLVTNTKLSKSALTREQSAEISKEKGNNAYKAKDYHKAIEFYSEAIKLCGNNSTYYSNRAQAYLEIGSYHQAETDCSQAINLNKKNVKAYFRRGSAREVLGYYKEAIEDFKYAHVLEPTNKRAAAAAERLRKLFVP; encoded by the exons ATGGGGAGCTCTCAGGCCGCCGCCAGTCTATGTGTTCTGGTGGGCTTGGGCTTGGCCGGAATTCTTCTAATCACTCGGAAGCTCAAGCAGGTCATCCGTGAAGACTTCGGCGCCTTCGTCGATAAGCTTCAGCTCCTTCCTCCGCCGCAGCCTGCTCCTCCCAAAGCTCCTCACCCCCTCACCGGCCTCACCTTCGCCGTCTCCGACGT GTTTGATATCGAGGGCCATGTAACTGGATTTGGTCATCCTGATTGGGTGAGAACACATGACAAAGCTTCTCGGACAGCTCCTGTGGTTTCAACTCTTGTCGAAGGAGGCGCCACATGCATTGGAAAAACTATTGTGGACGAACTGGCGTATAG CATTTCTGGAGAAAATGAGCATTATTGTACACCTACCAATCCTGCAGCTCCATCAAAAACACCAGGTGGATCGTCTAGTGGAGCTGCTGTGGCTGTGGCAGCTAATCTGGCTGACTTTTCCCTGG GTATTGACACTGTTGGTGGTGTTAGAGTACCTGCGGCCTTTTGTGGCATTATGGGATTCCGACCTTCACATGGGGCTGTTTCTCACACTGGAATTATACCTGTTTCTACAAGTCTTGATACCGTTG GATGGTTTGCGAAGGATCCTAAGGTTCTGGGTAGAGTTGGTCATGTGTTGCTGCAACTTCCTTATGCATATTCACGTAGTCCAAGACAGTTTGTGTTAGCTGATGATTGCCTAGAACAAGTAAAGATTCCTACAAATAGGATTACTCAAGTAGTTGTCAAATCAACTGAGAAGCATTATGGAA GACAAGTATTGAAGCATGAAAATCTTGATGACTATTTCAATCTAAAAGTTCCAAGCTTGAGAAAGTTTCATAATGAGAAGACAAATGGTGCTGTAAAGGTTTCATCAATAAAACTTCTTGCCAGTGTTGCACAGTTTCTTCAAAG GcatgaattcaaacataaTCATGATGAATGGATTGATTCGGTGAAGCCTATCTTGGATTCTGCTACTTCAGCTCAAATATGCGGACCACCAGAGTCATCAGATATGGAGGTTGAGATCTGCAAGTCCGTTAAAAATGAATTGCATGCAGCTGTCAACTCTCTATTGAAG GATGACGGGATTCTCGTGATTCCAACTGTGGCAGATCCTCCGTCAAAACTTGGTGGGAAGCCTCTCCTATCCGAGGACTTCCGTAGTCGTGCTTTTGGTCTATTGAGTATTGCAAGCCTATCAGGTTGCTGTCAG GTCACAATACCACTTGGACTTCATAACAAGAATCCTGTTTCAGTTTCTTTTATAGCCAAGCATGGGAGTGATCGCTTTTTACTAGATACACTGCAGACAATGTACACATCTTTACAGGACCAGGCTGATCTTGTTACAAACACCAAATTATCAAAAAGTGCACTCACCAGAGAGCAGTCGGCTGAAATTTCCAAGGAGAAG GGAAACAACGCATACAAAGCCAAAGATTATCATAAGGCTATTGAGTTTTATTCAGAAGCCATAAAACTTTGTGGcaataattcaacatattaCAGTAACAGGGCACAGGCATATCTTGAAATTGGAAG TTACCATCAAGCTGAGACAGATTGTAGTCAGGCTATCAACCTCAACAAAAAG AATGTGAAGGCTTACTTTCGAAGAGGCTCTGCAAGGGAAGTGCTTGGCTACTATAAGGAGGCAATTGAAG ACTTTAAATATGCACATGTTCTTGAaccaacaaacaaaagagcaGCAGCTGCTGCTGAAAGATTGAGGAAGTTATTTGTTCCATAG
- the LOC126793837 gene encoding uncharacterized protein LOC126793837, protein MRRASTLASIPVLSRSIATLHGGSASAGHRLLRAALFSTAGSSGSHARRPWSESFSGRKLALGFAGTLASVAVATSLAQEVYAKEPPPAELMPKGVVLYQYEACPFCNKVKAFLDYYDIPYKIVEVNPLSKKEIKFSEYKKVPILMVDGEQLVDSSDIIDNLTAKILPDRVGERVEVSTANEDDEEKKWRKWVDNHLVHMLSPNIYRNTSEALESFDYITSNGNFSYTEKITVKYAGAAAMYFVSKKLKKKYNITDERASLYEAAETWVDALDGREFLGGSKPNLADLSVFGVLRPIRYLRSGKDMVEHTRIGEWYSRMERAVGEPARIKD, encoded by the exons ATGAGAAGGGCTTCCACTCTCGCCTCCATCCCCGTCCTCTCCCGATCCATCGCCACCCTCCACGGCGGCTCAGCCTCCGCAGGCCACCGCCTTCTCCGTGCAGCTCTCTTCAGCACCGCCGGAAGCTCCGGTTCTCACGCTCGCCGTCCCTGGTCCGAGTCATTTTCCGGTCGAAAGCTGGCTCTCGGCTTCGCCGGAACTCTGGCCTCGGTGGCTGTAGCCACGTCGCTCGCTCAGGAAGTCTATGCCAAAGAGCCGCCTCCGGCTGAGCTCATGCCCAAGGGGGTTGTGCTCTACCAGTACGAAGCTTGCCCTTTCTGTAACAAAGTTAAAG CATTCTTGGACTACTATGATATACCATACAAAATTGTGGAGGTTAACCCACTCAGCAAGAAAGAGATCAAGTTTTCGGAGTACAAGAAGGTTCCAATATTGATGGTGGATGGGGAACAACTAGTTGATTCATCAG ATATAATTGATAACTTGACTGCGAAGATTCTTCCCGACAGAGTAGGGGAGAGAGTAGAAGTTTCTACTGCgaatgaggatgatgaagagaaaAAGTGGCGCAA GTGGGTTGATAATCACCTGGTGCATATGTTATCACCAAACATATACCGAAATACATCTGAGGCCCTTGAGTCCTTTGACTATATCACAAGCAATG GTAATTTCAGTTACACAGAAAAAATTACAGTGAAGTATGCTGGTGCTGCAGCTATGTACTTCGTGTCTAAGAAACTGAAGAAGAAATATAACATTACTGATGAACGAGCATCCCTGTATGAAGCAGCAGAAACATGGGTTGATGCTCTAGATGGTCGGGAATTCCTTG GGGGGTCAAAACCTAATTTGGCTGATCTATCTGTTTTTGGGGTGTTAAGACCTATCCGTTATTTGAGATCTGGTAAAGATATGGTTGAGCACACGCGCATAGGAGAATGGTACTCGAGAATGGAGCGTGCTGTAGGAGAGCCTGCAAGGATTAAGGACTAG
- the LOC126796434 gene encoding ERAD-associated E3 ubiquitin-protein ligase component HRD3A produces MNRRLDLTVAVFSLLAVTVLARPFVLVLSPDDILNSPAAPDGEAPPADPTTQNDSADWDEFGDYPQSEEELDPGSWRSIFEPDQFKPDTPAQQDEQYYTTVSKLIKSVSSGDTELMEDAVSEIEASASRGVPHARSVLGFLLGTGQMRKQDKAKAFTYHYFAADGGNMQSKMALAYTYFRQDMFEKSVKLYSELAEAAVNSFLISKDSPVIEPVRIHNGAEENKEALRKSRGEEDEDFQILEYQAQKGNSLAMYKIGLFYYFGLRGLRRDHAKALSWFLKSVEKGEPRAMEFLGEIYARGAGVERNYSKALDWLTLASKQELFSAYNGMGYLYVKGYGVEKKNYTKAKEYFEKAADNRDAGGHYNLGVLYLKGIGVKRDVKLACQCFIVAANAGQPKAFYQLAKMFHAGVGLKKNLPRATVLYKLVAERGPWSSLSRWALESYLKGDVGKAFFLYSRMAELGYEVAQSNAAWILDKYGEDSMCMGESGFCTDAERHQRAHSLWWQASEQGNEHAALLIGDAYYYGQGTERDYERAAEAYKHARSQSNAQAMFNLGYMHEHGQGLPLDLHLAKRYYDQALEIDATAKLPVTLALASLWIRKNFPNGFLVCVIDSLPEVYPKLEEWIDNMLLEEGNATILTLFVCLLTVLYLRERQRRHAVVVPGGVAMPPNPNELVAPVPN; encoded by the exons TACGGTTCTGGCGCGGCCGTTCGTTCTGGTTCTATCTCCGGACGACATCTTAAACAGCCCCGCCGCGCCCGACGGCGAAGCTCCCCCCGCTGATCCGACGACTCAGAATGACTCGGCCGACTGGGACGAGTTCGGCGACTATCCGCAATCCGAGGAGGAGCTCGACCCGGGGTCCTGGAGGTCGATATTCGAACCCGACCAGTTCAAGCCTGACACGCCGGCGCAGCAGGACGAGCAGTACTACACCACCGTGTCGAAACTGATCAAGTCCGTCAGCTCCGGCGACACGGAGCTCATGGAGGACGCGGTTTCCGAGATCGAGGCGTCGGCTTCTCGCGGTGTTCCTCACGCGCGGTCGGTGCTCGGGTTTCTGCTCGGGACGGGACAGATGAGGAAGCAGGACAAGGCCAAGGCGTTCACGTACCACTACTTCGCCGCAGACGGCGGCAATATGCAGTCGAAGATGGCTCTGGCTTACACTTACTTCAGGCAAGAT ATGTTTGAGAAATCGGTTAAGCTGTACTCGGAGCTAGCCGAGGCAGCTGTGAATAGCTTCCTGATCTCCAAGGACTCGCCGGTGATTGAGCCGGTGAGGATCCACAATGGAGCTGAAGAGAATAAGGAGGCATTGAGGAAAAGCCGCGGCGAAGAAGATGAGGACTTTCAGATTCTGGAGTATCAGGCTCAGAAGGGGAATTCTCTTGCAATGTATAAGATTGGACTGTTTTACTATTTCGGGCTCAGAGGGTTGCGCCGGGACCATGCCAAGGCATTGTCTTGGTTTCTCAAGTCTGTGGAGAAGGGAGAGCCGAGGGCTATGGAGTTTCTGGGGGAGATCTATGCTAGAGGAGCTGGAGTTGAGAGGAATTACTCCAAAGCTCTGGATTGGCTTACATTAGCATCTAAGCAAGAACTTTTTTCGGCTTATAATGGGATGGGATATTTGTATGTTAAAGGATATGGAGTGGAGAAGAAGAACTACACCAAG GCGAAAGAGTACTTTGAGAAGGCCGCTGACAATCGGGACGCTGGCGGGCACTATAACTTGGGTGTACTTTATCTCAAAGGGATTGGGGTAAAAAGAGATGTGAAACTTGCATGTCAATGCTTCATTGTGGCTGCTAATGCAGGTCAACCGAAGGCATTCTACCAGCTTGCAAAGATGTTTCATGCTGGAGTGGGGCTCAAGAAAAATCTTCCCAGG GCCACTGTGTTATACAAACTAGTTGCTGAAAGGGGGCCATGGAGTTCCTTGTCCAGATGGGCACTGGAATCGTACTTAAAGGGGGATGTGGGGAAGGCATTTTTTTTGTACTCAAGGATGGCTGAGTTAGGATATGAGGTAGCACAAAGTAATGCTGCATGGATTCTTGACAAGTACGGAGAAGATAGCATGTGCATGGGAGAATCTGGCTTTTGTACAGATGCAGAAAGGCATCAGCGGGCACATTCTTTGTGGTGGCAAGCATCTGAGCAGGGTAATGAACATGCTGCTTTGTTGATTGGGGATGCATATTACTATGGTCAG GGTACTGAGAGGGATTATGAACGTGCAGCAGAGGCTTACAAGCATGCTAGATCCCAATCTAATGCACAAGCTATGTTCAACCTGGGTTACATGCATGAGCATGGACAAGGTTTACCTTTGGATCTGCATCTTGCCAAACGCTACTATGATCAAGCCCTAGAGATTGATGCGACAGCCAAGTTACCAGTCACACTAGCCCTTGCTAGCTTGTGGATACGAAAGAATTTTCCCAATGGTTTTCTG GTCTGTGTGATTGACTCATTGCCTGAAGTCTATCCAAAATTAGAAGAATGGATAGATAATATGTTGCTGGAGGAAGGAAATGCAACAATATTGACTCTTTTTGTATGTCTCCTCACTGTCCTATATCTCCGTGAGCGACAACGCAGGCATGCTGTAGTAGTCCCTGGTGGAGTGGCTATGCCGCCCAATCCAAACGAACTTGTTGCACCTGTACCCAATTAG
- the LOC126796437 gene encoding LOW QUALITY PROTEIN: protection of telomeres protein 1b-like (The sequence of the model RefSeq protein was modified relative to this genomic sequence to represent the inferred CDS: substituted 1 base at 1 genomic stop codon) produces MLASVCMLIILFASSADRYYLVRIIDETYHDPGLPIQIFFESMERNPRVLSPGDIIQFRSVTMKLIGDEVCAVYNKKFSSFALYDRKDGSVPYQVSQRFRKGDLDKTCITELRRWSRDFPIDEVPNDFSIARDVTEEEHFNLFCKALYIYEGAESQWTAFVWDGSDAPPAKIHKKLSEEMHQPLALCLESFPLVRDIVCSFPTVGTVLRVIAQDIELDFLPSLKTGAWVKLTNLMCELHDXLWRIVMTQYSRIRFASNRDQYKLEPQRLYDERLLRYPINLRRMPQWSLPWPSEITEVDLDNDSEYHTLIDVVTDSEVMNGCKCVVRVVSVLPCQAMDYHYPAGNSRIRLTIEDPTTRIYAFLYLEDGLKFFRGSSSDDILCRKRNALLGASAYINGEEGEDTPRNPPWVQVCLGAECNIEGDLESREYMVFGTKIRA; encoded by the exons ATGTTAGCTTCTGTTTGTATGTTGATTATTTTGTTTGCATCTTCTGCAGATAGGTATTATTTGGTTAGGATAATTGATGAGACGTATCATGATCCTGGGTTacccattcaaatattttttgagAGTATGGAAAGAAATCCCCGTGTTTTGTCTCCTGGAGACATAATTCAGTTTCGGAGTGTTACG ATGAAACTTATTGGAGATGAAGTGTGTGCGGTATATAATAAGAAGTTCTCTAGCTTTGCCCTGTATGACAGAAAAGATGGTAGTGTTCCTTATCAGGTTTCTCAAAGATTCCGCAAAGGGGACCTAGACAAGACATGTATCACAGAATTGAGAAGATGGTCTCGGGATTTCCCGATTGATGAAG TCCCAAATGATTTCTCAATCGCGAGAGATGTAACTGAGGAAGAGCATTTTAATTTGTTCTGTAAA GCACTATATATCTATGAAGGAGCTGAAAGTCAGTGGACGGCCTTTGTGTGGGATGGAAGTGATGCTCCTCCTGCCAAAATTCACAAGAA GCTCTCAGAGGAGATGCATCAGCCATTAGCTCTATGTTTGGAATCTTTTCCCTTAGTAAGAGATATTGTATGTAGCTTTCCGACTGTAGGAACTGTCTTAAGGGTGATAGCTCAAGATATTGAGCTAGACTTCCTCCCTTCGCTCAAAACTGGGGCTTGGGTAAAACTGACAAATTTGATGTGTGAATTGCATGATTGATTATGGCGTATTGTGATGACTCAATACTCTAGGATTCGATTTGCATCAAACAGGGATCAGTACAAACTTGAGCCACAAAG GCTATATGATGAGCGATTGTTACGTTATCCAATAAATTTGAGACGAATGCCGCAATGGAGCTTACCTTggccttctgaaattacag AGGTTGATCTTGATAATGATAGTGAATATCATACCCTAATTGATGTTGTCACGGATTCAGAGGT GATGAATGGTTGTAAGTGCGTTGTTCGTGTTGTATCGGTTTTGCCATGCCAGGCAATGGACTATCACTACCCTGCTGGAAATAGTAGAATTAGATTAACGATAGAGGACCCAACAACCAGAATTTATGCATTCTTGTATCTTGAAGATGGG ttgaagtTTTTCCGTGGATCCTCATCTGATGATATACTTTGTAGAAAGCGAAATGCACTCTTAGGAGCTTCTGCATATATTAATGGAGAGGAAGGAGAGGATACTCCTCGAAACCCACCTTGGGTGCAAGTCTGTTTGGGGGCGGAATGTAACATTGAAGGTGATTTAGAAAGTAGAGAGTACATGGTGTTTGGCACGAAGATTAGAGCCTAG
- the LOC126795203 gene encoding uncharacterized protein LOC126795203 isoform X1, which produces MEPWEEQLDFDDDEDDAVLHLPSFSLRRCNHRASSSSLNPQPKPNSSSSPALIPGPAGAVQAAMHRRSQNSSGEPIQTQEVIRKAIEKGHEEDDDFTADSWLCALELAGGGGGARTPLGSIKKGLDTHRVAKVVAMIKSCTPNGLGDLMLTLKDPTGTVGATIHRRAISEGEFGKSISVGAVLVLQKVAVFSPSRSVCYLNVTLNNIVKVISKDSGSLATEDFPISSVNTPAPISAEVSKMLRPPQETILPAQGSTQRIMNYLRQNSELIGSENTEKHNATGHTAPEIIFSGHAHSGSQFAAVEMKSSMVEKAMPNGITKMLVREDIMDTEQVTGIAEELRMAEEGTSSSISRCISGSANTVKIPDNHGRITGAKRHRQPLSLTTSVPDYTEEQLNLFDFD; this is translated from the exons ATGGAACCCTGGGAAGAACAACTCGACTTCGACGACGACGAAGACGACGCCGTTTTACACctcccctctttctctctccgcCGCTGCAACCACCGCGCTTCGTCTTCTTCCCTAAACCCCCAGCCCAAACCAAACTCGTCTTCATCTCCGGCCCTCATTCCGGGACCCGCCGGAGCCGTCCAGGCCGCGATGCACCGCCGCTCCCAGAACTCCTCCGGCGAGCCGATTCAAACGCAGGAGGTCATAAGGAAAGCAATCGAGAAGGGACACGAGGAAGATGACGATTTCACCGCCGATTCTTGGCTCTGCGCTCTCGAATTAgctggcggcggcggcggcgctCGGACACCTTTGGGCTCCATCAAGAAGGGGCTTGACACTCACAGAGTAGCTAAG GTTGTTGCTATGATCAAATCTTGTACCCCAAATGGTCTTGGTGATCTCATGTTGACTTTGAAG GATCCTACAGGTACGGTTGGTGCTACCATCCACCGCAGAGCAATTTCCGAGGGAGAGTTTGGAAAGAGCATTTCTGTGGGTGCGGTTCTGGTTCTTCAGAAG GTTGCTGTGTTTTCTCCCTCGCGCTCAGTGTGTTATCTTAATGTGACTTTGAACAATATTGTGAAG GTCATTTCCAAGGACAGTGGAAGTCTTGCCACAGAAGATTTTCCCATTTCATCAGTTAACACTCCTGCTCCCATAAGTG CAGAAGTTAGTAAAATGTTAAGGCCACCACAAGAAACGATCCTCCCAGCACAGGGAAGTACACAGCGAATCATGAATTATCTAAGACAAAATTCGGAGTTGATTGGGAGTGAAAATACCGAGAAGCATAATGCAACTGGGCACACGGCACCAGAAATTATTTTCTCTGGTCATGCGCACTCTGGAAGTCAATTTGCTGCTGTAGAGATGAAATCTTCAATGGTGGAAAAGGCTATGCCCAATGGAATCACTAAGATGTTGGTTAGAGAGGACATTATGGATACCGAACAAGTCACAGGGATAGCTGAAGAGCTCAGAATGGCTGAAGAGGGCACTTCATCAAGCATCAGCCGATGTATTAGTGGTTCAGCAAACACTGTTAAGATTCCTGATAATCATGGGAGAATAACAGGAGCAAAAAGGCATCGGCAGCCACTGAGCTTAACAACTTCAGTCCCAGACTATACAGAAGAACAACTAAATCTGTTTGATTTTGACTGA
- the LOC126795203 gene encoding uncharacterized protein LOC126795203 isoform X2 translates to MEPWEEQLDFDDDEDDAVLHLPSFSLRRCNHRASSSSLNPQPKPNSSSSPALIPGPAGAVQAAMHRRSQNSSGEPIQTQEVIRKAIEKGHEEDDDFTADSWLCALELAGGGGGARTPLGSIKKGLDTHRVAKVVAMIKSCTPNGLGDLMLTLKDPTGTVGATIHRRAISEGEFGKSISVGAVLVLQKVAVFSPSRSVCYLNVTLNNIVKVISKDSGSLATEDFPISSVNTPAPISEVSKMLRPPQETILPAQGSTQRIMNYLRQNSELIGSENTEKHNATGHTAPEIIFSGHAHSGSQFAAVEMKSSMVEKAMPNGITKMLVREDIMDTEQVTGIAEELRMAEEGTSSSISRCISGSANTVKIPDNHGRITGAKRHRQPLSLTTSVPDYTEEQLNLFDFD, encoded by the exons ATGGAACCCTGGGAAGAACAACTCGACTTCGACGACGACGAAGACGACGCCGTTTTACACctcccctctttctctctccgcCGCTGCAACCACCGCGCTTCGTCTTCTTCCCTAAACCCCCAGCCCAAACCAAACTCGTCTTCATCTCCGGCCCTCATTCCGGGACCCGCCGGAGCCGTCCAGGCCGCGATGCACCGCCGCTCCCAGAACTCCTCCGGCGAGCCGATTCAAACGCAGGAGGTCATAAGGAAAGCAATCGAGAAGGGACACGAGGAAGATGACGATTTCACCGCCGATTCTTGGCTCTGCGCTCTCGAATTAgctggcggcggcggcggcgctCGGACACCTTTGGGCTCCATCAAGAAGGGGCTTGACACTCACAGAGTAGCTAAG GTTGTTGCTATGATCAAATCTTGTACCCCAAATGGTCTTGGTGATCTCATGTTGACTTTGAAG GATCCTACAGGTACGGTTGGTGCTACCATCCACCGCAGAGCAATTTCCGAGGGAGAGTTTGGAAAGAGCATTTCTGTGGGTGCGGTTCTGGTTCTTCAGAAG GTTGCTGTGTTTTCTCCCTCGCGCTCAGTGTGTTATCTTAATGTGACTTTGAACAATATTGTGAAG GTCATTTCCAAGGACAGTGGAAGTCTTGCCACAGAAGATTTTCCCATTTCATCAGTTAACACTCCTGCTCCCATAAGTG AAGTTAGTAAAATGTTAAGGCCACCACAAGAAACGATCCTCCCAGCACAGGGAAGTACACAGCGAATCATGAATTATCTAAGACAAAATTCGGAGTTGATTGGGAGTGAAAATACCGAGAAGCATAATGCAACTGGGCACACGGCACCAGAAATTATTTTCTCTGGTCATGCGCACTCTGGAAGTCAATTTGCTGCTGTAGAGATGAAATCTTCAATGGTGGAAAAGGCTATGCCCAATGGAATCACTAAGATGTTGGTTAGAGAGGACATTATGGATACCGAACAAGTCACAGGGATAGCTGAAGAGCTCAGAATGGCTGAAGAGGGCACTTCATCAAGCATCAGCCGATGTATTAGTGGTTCAGCAAACACTGTTAAGATTCCTGATAATCATGGGAGAATAACAGGAGCAAAAAGGCATCGGCAGCCACTGAGCTTAACAACTTCAGTCCCAGACTATACAGAAGAACAACTAAATCTGTTTGATTTTGACTGA